A genomic stretch from Helianthus annuus cultivar XRQ/B chromosome 1, HanXRQr2.0-SUNRISE, whole genome shotgun sequence includes:
- the LOC110930763 gene encoding uncharacterized protein LOC110930763 — MGDSSSSYRAPWFCREMNRADQLIMAIPDDAASKLWGVDKGPTNVTIHTEDGCVFNVFLSASKGKIFFFHGWSNVVVHLGLTKGCLVVFNPLDPTTFKLTSFVDGVSRGSSWTYMLSPSCNFYDIPQSTLPKSYDYSSNDVTSTVMIDNKTFNVSIVTYDGKVGFTVGMDVIVSLFQLEVGCLLLFTKGFGHFFYLKVFGKNGVEINYPDLDADEVNYILIVIYTFYIYAN, encoded by the exons ATGGGTGATAGTTCATCAAG TTACAGAGCACCCTGGTTCTGTAGGGAAATGAATCGAGCAGACCAACTTATTATG GCCATTCCAGATGACGCTGCGTCTAAACTATGGGGTGTTGACAAAGGCCCTACTAATGTTACGATACACACTGAAGATGGCTGTGTCTTTAATGTTTTTTTAAGCGCTTCTAAAGGGaagatatttttttttcatgGTTGGTCCAATGTTGTAGTACACTTGGGACTAACCAAAGGATGTTTGGTAGTTTTTAATCCACTAGATCCTACTACTTTTAAATTAACAAGTTTCGTTGATGGGGTTAGTCGTGGCTCTTCCTGGACATATATGCTCTCTCCGTCATGTAATTTTTAT GACATCCCTCAAAGTACTTTGCCCAAAAGTTACGATTATTCCTCAAATGATGTAACCTCTACTGTAATGATAGACAACAAAACATTTAACGTTTCCATTGTAACATATGACGGTAAAGTCGGTTTTACCGTTGGTATGGACGTAATTGTTAGTCTGTTTCAGTTGGAGGTtggttgtttattgttatttactAAAGGTTTTGGTCATTTTTTCTATTTAAAAGTTTTTGGAAAAAACGGTGTTGAAATCAATTATCCTGATTTAGATGCTGATGAGGTAAATTACATATTGATAGTTATTTATACATTTTATATATATGCTAATTGA
- the LOC118479309 gene encoding uncharacterized protein LOC118479309, which yields MAGEDYFRLPDPVSRKAKLHKGLKDLNIRFLHMDPPLQITNGTRREKRTNGRGYRYALTCWKKFMKAARIKVRDQVHYSFDENEQAAVTLLNNVDLNVDDYTIRIHIVRLWTRPTFNNPRKIYCYDMIFMDQEGTKMQAFVLQKNTTGYEHLLKENQCLTIRNPSMGENRQKVKYVHSSFKINLNANTTVQECNEPVGAEWGFDFSPFDSIVDDPLDDSKSFKSPIDVIDFVVKCLPLDDKSDNNNGKDEKKTTFILEDLQHHQIYVTLWGCYADQILDFEKNNKDEKNVVVVVQFGKFIEKLSPEISSSYSGLSSPVVKTVTEEFLSDLTFYPIGSLNSIDTTRFVVIVGTIKSFASNNEWFYNACTTCNKKVSTTTVVKQKQDGTDGVEEVTVLECKTDVCNTKNVSSVPRIRLYIRVQDCTGIVSLTLFEREVTKLLKVNANQLLDNNIELANEGSFPNELSSLLNMKFAFKIVVSSFNISKKSDGYSVSKMTNNPVVLSELDKHFDTIQPIDDEAFNVEPSDSNRNEDLPVKDSISQTGDDVTPCSNVFKVGFTTSFDQKDADLDTNSERDLKRNLDTMYDVDAVSSQSSSKMRKDSGVDEVLLIPKKEA from the exons ATGGCTGGTGAAGATTATTTT AGACTCCCTGATCCTGTTTCACGCAAGGCTAAACTTCACAAAGGTTTAAAGGATTTGAACATAAGATTTTTGCATATGGATCCTCCACTGCAAATTACCAACGGTACAAGACGTGAAAAAAGAACCAACGGTCGTGGTTATCGATACGCTTTAACCTGTTGGAAGAAGTTCATGAAAGCCGCTCGAATTAAGGTCCGTGACCAGGTTCACTATTCTTTTGATGAAAATGAGCAG GCTGCTGTCACACTTCTGAATAATGTTGATCTTAATGTTGATGATTACACTATCAGAATCCACATAGTCAGGCTATGGACAAGACCTACGTTCAATAATCCTAGAAAGATTTATTGCTACGACATGATATTCATGGACCAGGAG gGTACGAAAATGCAGGCCTTTGTTTTACAGAAAAACACTACTGGTTATGAACATTTGCTGAAAGAAAATCAATGTTTAACCATTCGTAACCCTTCGATGGGTGAAAATCGTCAAAAAGTCAAATATGTTCATAGTTCGTTCAAGATCAATCTAAATGCCAACACTACTGTCCAAGAATGCAATGAGCCTGTTGGTGCTGAATGGGGATTTGACTTTTCTCCATTTGATTCTATTGTGGATGACCCTCTAGATGATAGCAAGTCTTTCAAAAGCCCTATTG ATGTTATCGATTTTGTGGTCAAGTGTCTTCCGTTAGATGATAAGAGTGATAATAATAACGGCAAAGACGAGAAGAAGACAACCTTTATTTTGGAAGATTTGCA ACACCATCAGATTTACGTCACGTTATGGGGTTGTTATGCTGATCAGATTTTGGATTTTGAGAAAAACAATAAGGATGAAAAGAatgttgtggttgttgttcagTTTGGGAA aTTTATCGAGAAACTTTCTCCCGAGATTTCTTCCAGTTATTCTGGCTTAAGTTCTCCTGTTGTGAAGACTGTCACTGAAGAGTTCCTATCTGACTTGACTTTTTATCCCATTGGGTCGTTAAACTCAATAGATACG ACGAGGTTTGTTGTCATTGTTGGGACTATCAAGAGTTTTGCATCGAACAATGAGTGGTTTTACAACGCGTGCACAACCTGCAACAAAAAGGTTTCAACAACTACTGTTGTTaaacagaagcaggatggtacTGATGGTGTTGAAGAGGTCACTGTCTTGGAATGCAAGACTGATGTTTGTAATACAAAGAACGTTTCATCAGTTCCAAG AATTAGGCTTTATATACGTGTGCAAGATTGTACTGGTATTGTTAGTCTGACATTGTTTGAGCGTGAGGTGACAAAGCTTTTGAAGGTTAATGCTAATCAGCTTTTAGACAACAACATTGAA TTAGCAAACGAAGGAAGCTTTCCAAATGAGCTAAGTTCTTTACTCAATATGAAGTTTGCGTTCAAGATTGTTGTTTCTTCTTTTAACATTAGCAAAAAGTCTGATGGCTACTCAGTCTCCAAGATGACTAATAACCCGGTCGTTTTATCGGAGCTTGATAAACATTTTGACACTATTCAG CCTATTGATGACGAAGCCTTCAATGTCGAACCATCTGATTCAAATCGTAATGAAGATTTGCCTGTTAAG gATTCCATATCCCAAACGGGAGACGATGTAACCCCTTGCTCGAATGTttttaaagttggctttacaacATCGTTTGATCAGAAAGATGCTGACTTGGATACGAACAGCGAACGTGACTTGAAGCGCAATTTGGATACCATGTATGACGTGGATGCTGTTTCTTCCCAGTCTTCATCAAAGATGCGTAAAGACAGTGGTGTCGATGAAGTTCTTCTGATTCCAAAGAAAGAAGCTTAG
- the LOC110876694 gene encoding 5'-adenylylsulfate reductase-like 7, which translates to MALPVKYYVLWMFIMLLLTSFVSSSTSCSRLKPFVYDLQLQCPTTVMYTWPIEMNGESLDKILSSNQVNTYVAIMFYASWCPFSRNLQPKFDALSSMFPQIKHVMVEQSSVQPITFSKHGVHSVPSVLLVNRTTRMRFHGPKDLHAFVHFYQKATGLEPVMDLAKDPIIFSENKSTIPESHNKAQLKNIISNEPYLIFSMFFLFTKTLLYLYPNMVSNIVALWLANIPHLNLSIFGESRQHLARVLQLVDFKRVFSKLKLVRSARAWTSSLASFSFCKASSFRASQG; encoded by the exons ATGGCGTTACCGGTGAAATATTATGTGTTGTGGATGTTTATTATGTTGCTGCTTACGTCATTCGTCTCCTCATCGACGTCATGTTCTCGATTGAAGCCGTTTGTTTATGATCTGCAGCTTCAATGCCCTACGACGGTTATGTATACGTGGCCAATCGAG ATGAATGGGGAGTCTCTTGACAAGATTTTGAGCTCCAATCAAGTGAACACATATGTAGCCATAATGTTCTATGCTTCTTGGTGCCCATTTTCAAGAAACTTGCAACCCAAGTTTGATGCCCTCAGTTCAATGTTTCCACAAATTAAGCATGTGATGGTTGAACAATCTTCGGTACAACCAAT TACTTTCTCAAAACACGGAGTTCATAGTGTTCCTTCGGTTTTGTTAGTCAACCGAACAACCAGAATGCGGTTTCATGGCCCAAAGGATCTACACGCGTTTGTGCACTTTTATCAAAAAgctaccg GACTTGAGCCAGTAATGGACTTGGCCAAAGATCCAATCATCTTTTCCGAAAACAAATCAACAATTCCCGAATCACACAACAAAGCCCAACTGAAGAACATAATCTCAAACGAACCGTATCTCATCTTCTCCATGTTCTTTCTCTTCACAAAGACGCTTTTATACCTATATCCAAACATGGTATCAAACATCGTTGCGCTCTGGCTTGCAAACATTCCTCATTTGAATCTTTCAATCTTTGGTGAGTCAAGACAACATTTGGCTCGCGTTCTTCAGTTGGTCGATTTCAAAAGGGTGTTCAGCAAACTTAAGCTTGTTAGAAGCGCCCGTGCATGGACTTCATCGTTGGCATCGTTCTCGTTTTGTAAGGCGTCTTCCTTTAGAGCCTCACAAGGATga